A single window of Arcobacter venerupis DNA harbors:
- a CDS encoding response regulator transcription factor, giving the protein MQNNFINKLTAFSVLYVEDEDGIRNNIEEILKHLFKEVLTAKNASDAYLKYIQNKPDLIITDIKMGNETGLDLLKRIRQTDSKTRLIITSAHTDLNYLLEATELHLIKYIVKPITNDKLMEALESFVKSYDESKIYNLNTNWIFDSRKSIVSNTNEDFALTKKEAIFLKLLITKNRIITYDDLENSIWDDDSIMTANAMRLFIKNLRKKLPENFLKNIQGVGYQISRGLDS; this is encoded by the coding sequence ATGCAAAATAATTTTATAAATAAACTTACTGCCTTTTCAGTTCTTTATGTAGAAGATGAAGATGGAATAAGAAATAATATAGAAGAGATATTAAAACATCTTTTTAAAGAAGTATTAACAGCTAAAAATGCAAGCGATGCATATTTAAAATATATTCAAAATAAACCAGATTTAATAATAACTGATATAAAAATGGGAAATGAAACAGGACTTGATTTATTAAAAAGAATTAGACAAACTGATTCAAAAACTAGATTAATAATAACTTCAGCACATACAGATTTAAATTATTTATTGGAAGCTACAGAATTACATCTTATAAAATATATTGTAAAACCTATTACAAATGATAAATTAATGGAAGCATTAGAATCATTTGTAAAATCCTATGATGAGAGTAAAATATATAATTTAAATACAAATTGGATTTTTGATTCAAGAAAATCTATTGTTTCAAATACAAATGAAGATTTTGCCCTAACAAAAAAAGAAGCAATTTTCCTAAAACTACTTATTACAAAAAATAGAATAATAACTTATGATGATCTTGAAAACTCAATTTGGGATGATGATTCAATTATGACAGCAAATGCAATGAGATTGTTTATAAAAAATCTAAGAAAAAAACTCCCTGAAAATTTCTTGAAAAATATCCAAGGAGTTGGTTATCAAATATCTAGAGGATTAGATAGCTAA